The following proteins come from a genomic window of Ammospiza nelsoni isolate bAmmNel1 chromosome 6, bAmmNel1.pri, whole genome shotgun sequence:
- the EMC7 gene encoding ER membrane protein complex subunit 7, with protein sequence MAARGAGLCLALLLLSAAPLPRGARGSEPLGPAEPSGGAGPGERFKIEGRAVVPGVKPQDWIAGARVLVDGEEHVGFLKTDGSFVVHDVPSGSYVVEVISPAHKFEPVRVDITSKGKMRARYVNYIKPSEVVRLPYPLQMKSSGPPSYFIKRESWGWTDFLMNPMVMMMVLPLLIFVLLPKVVNTSDPDMRREMEQSMNMLNSNHELPDVSEFMTRLFSSKSSSKSGGSSSKAGKSSSGKRR encoded by the exons ATggcggcgcggggcgcgggCCTGTGCCTGGCGCTGCTCTTGCTGTCGGCGGCGCCGCTGCCCCGCGGAGCGCGCGGGTCGGAGCCCCTCGGGCCGGCGGAGCCGTCGGGCGGCGCGGGCCCCGGGGAGCGGTTTAAGATCGAGGGCCGGGCCGTGGTGCCCGGGGTGAAGCCGCAGGACTGGATCGCGGGGGCCCGGGTGCTGGTGGACGGGGAGGAGCACGTCGGTTTCCTGAA gacaGATGGAAGTTTTGTGGTTCATGATGTACCTTCAGGATCTTATGTAGTGGAAGTTATATCCCCTGCTCATAAATTTGAGCCTGTTCGAGTTGACATAACTTCAAAGGGCAAAATGAG AGCAAGATATGTGAATTACATCAAACCCTCTGAAGTTGTCAGGCTGCCATACCCACTCCAGATGAAATCTTCTGGACCACCTTCATACTTTATAAAGAGAGAATCTTGGGGATGGACAGATTTTCTCATGAACCCTATG GTGATGATGATGGTTCTTCCATTACTGATATTTGTGCTTTTGCCTAAAGTTGTCAACACCAGTGATCCTGATATGAGGCGG GAAATGGAGCAGTCAATGAACATGCTGAATTCCAACCACGAGCTGCCAGATGTGTCTGAATTCATGACAAGACTTTTCTCTTCAAAATCTTCCAGCAAGTCTGGTGGTAGCAGCAGTAAAGCAGGGAAAAGTAGTTCTGGGAAAAGGAGGTAG
- the LOC132074086 gene encoding fibrinogen-like protein 1-like protein, whose protein sequence is MPLRSSAGLVLLLLSQCSVSLGSREALGLANAHLLPQRDYERLGNAHQKDYPRDCFEILKHSKGNSRDGLYIIQPKEEPIVVFCNMQDGGWTVIQHITANSTVDFDRTWQDYKYGFGSVDENHWLGNEYMHQLTGSSVQYILGVKLVNLNAEVKWGQYEPFLIEGEESQYRIRVGLYKGNATDALTLDTEAYLHDNQKFTTKDRDNDNYFMNCAKLELNGIPGGGWWYDACAGANLNRRNVIYWQRDCSKQQPCKFAWMMVKPIEHHQSYPTKACPCQKVEL, encoded by the exons ATGCCgctgaggagctcagcaggattggtgctgctcctgctctctcagtgctctgtgtccctgggctcCAGAGAGGCACTGGGCCTGGCTAATGCCCACCTCCTCCCCCAGAGGGACTATGAGAGACTGGGAAACGCCCATCAGAAAG aCTATCCTAGGGATTGCTTTGAGATTTTAAAGCACTCCAAAGGAAATTCCAGAGATGGCCTTTATATCATCCAGCCAAAAGAAGAACCAATTGTTGTCTTTTGTAACATGCAGGATGGTGGCTGGACAGTAATCCAGCACATTACAGCCAACAGCACTGTCGACTTTGACAGGACTTGGCAGGACTACAAATATGGATTTGGCTCTGTTGATGAGAACCACTGGTTAGGAAATGAGTACATGCATCAGTTAACTGGCAGCTCAGTGCAATACATACTTGGAGTTAAACTTGTGAATCTAAATGCTGAAGTCAAATGGGGACAGTATGAGCCATTCCTGATTGAGGGGGAGGAGTCTCAGTATCGCATCAGGGTTGGCCTTTACAAAGGCAACGCCACTGATGCTCTGACCCTGGACACAGAAGCTTATCTCCATGACAACCAGAAGTTCACCACCAAGGACAGAGACAATGACAATTACTTTATGAACTGTGCTAAGCTGGAGCTCAATGGCATTCCTGGGGGAGGCTGGTGGTACgatgcctgtgctggggcaaaCCTGAACCGCAGGAACGTGATATACTGGCAAAGAGACTGCAGCAAGCAACAGCCCTGCAAGTTTGCATGGATGATGGTCAAACCCATTGAGCACCACCAGTCGTACCCTACCAAGGCCTGCCCCTGTCAGAAAGTAGAACTGTAG